One window of the Dehalococcoidia bacterium genome contains the following:
- a CDS encoding class I SAM-dependent methyltransferase — MVLELKTGEPQPIPITRENIFQETTPFERWLFQVAREDPVRARRLLEEWVETLPAYDGPEDGSDVVPPGSPAPIRIPEYWWTPVHFQPGGFANPKIVRLSYISREQYTFTREEVIREQLAKLYAGRSPRRILDAGTGTGTSAFVFAELFPEAEVIGIDLSAPYIRFAREWAARRGLKNVKFYQQNAQETVFESESFDAVHFAYVLHEMYAEDARKILRELYRLTKPGGMLSMFDGVYPDTEEGREAKRLHAKTVGAEPFLGEYMDLNVEKAIADVGFVDVTRHLTVPDGMVVSARKPA, encoded by the coding sequence GTGGTTCTCGAACTGAAGACCGGTGAGCCCCAACCAATCCCGATTACGCGCGAGAACATCTTCCAAGAGACCACGCCATTTGAGCGCTGGCTGTTCCAAGTGGCGCGCGAAGACCCGGTCCGAGCGCGCCGGCTGCTTGAGGAGTGGGTGGAGACGCTGCCGGCGTATGACGGGCCCGAAGACGGCTCGGACGTGGTTCCCCCCGGCTCCCCTGCCCCCATCCGCATCCCTGAGTATTGGTGGACGCCTGTTCACTTCCAGCCGGGCGGCTTTGCCAACCCGAAGATCGTCCGCCTCTCCTATATCTCGCGCGAGCAGTACACGTTCACGCGCGAGGAGGTGATCCGCGAGCAGCTGGCGAAGCTGTATGCAGGGAGGTCGCCGCGGCGGATCTTGGACGCGGGGACGGGCACCGGCACCAGCGCCTTCGTCTTTGCAGAGCTGTTCCCCGAGGCCGAGGTGATCGGGATCGACCTCTCCGCGCCCTATATCCGCTTTGCTCGGGAGTGGGCCGCGCGGCGCGGGCTGAAGAACGTGAAGTTCTACCAGCAGAACGCTCAAGAGACGGTCTTCGAGAGCGAGTCGTTTGACGCCGTTCACTTCGCCTACGTGCTGCACGAGATGTACGCTGAGGACGCCCGGAAAATCCTGCGCGAACTGTATCGCCTGACAAAGCCGGGCGGGATGCTGAGCATGTTCGATGGGGTCTACCCCGACACTGAGGAAGGACGCGAGGCGAAGCGGCTGCATGCGAAGACTGTCGGCGCTGAGCCGTTCCTCGGGGAATATATGGACCTCAACGTCGAGAAGGCAATCGCCGATGTCGGCTTCGTCGACGTGACGCGTCACCTCACCGTCCCCGATGGAATGGTGGTCTCCGCGCGCAAACCGGCGTAA
- a CDS encoding cytochrome c gives MRALASAVGAALVALAAAGCFTGTGAGVPAPPAVQTAVARPVPAELLEGERLFAQHCAACHGEKALGTSKGPPLLSPIYLPNHHSDAAFLAAVQRGVVPHHFNFGPMPPIPGVSADEVAAITRYIRWLQREAGIQPGGWP, from the coding sequence ATGCGCGCGCTCGCTTCGGCTGTCGGGGCAGCGCTTGTCGCTCTCGCGGCGGCGGGCTGTTTCACCGGAACGGGAGCGGGCGTTCCGGCGCCGCCGGCTGTCCAGACCGCGGTGGCGCGGCCGGTTCCGGCGGAGCTTCTCGAGGGCGAGCGGCTGTTCGCCCAGCACTGCGCTGCCTGCCACGGTGAGAAGGCCCTTGGGACCTCGAAGGGGCCGCCGCTCCTCTCCCCAATCTATCTGCCGAACCATCACTCCGATGCGGCATTCCTCGCGGCGGTTCAGCGCGGCGTGGTTCCGCACCACTTCAATTTCGGACCGATGCCGCCGATCCCGGGCGTGTCGGCGGACGAGGTGGCAGCGATCACGCGCTACATTCGGTGGCTGCAGCGGGAGGCCGGCATTCAGCCGGGAGGCTGGCCATGA
- a CDS encoding 1-acyl-sn-glycerol-3-phosphate acyltransferase → MSEQVARLTEIALDDLVEAVGWLGRGVLRPVVRLAGRRPARQFAEEVAAFDQQVARDGLVAAARSLLARHVGSLQVRRLAAFPAQGPVLIVANHPGLTDALALIVAMGDDALILVAADRPFFRALPHTLPSLLLVPDDGSGRIGAFRAVARRLAEGRRVATFPSGTIDPDPLLHADAFSRTAGWSRQLTALRLRLPALSIVPVAIGGVLTRGALRHPLARLYRPGPQRERAAAMLQVVDPRLRPAAVRLVVGPPLAGTEPEQVAQAYSELASALRAERDWSEALGSKSQPAASR, encoded by the coding sequence GTGAGCGAACAGGTCGCCCGCCTGACCGAGATCGCGCTCGACGACCTCGTCGAGGCGGTTGGCTGGCTGGGCCGAGGCGTGCTGCGTCCTGTCGTCCGGCTTGCTGGGCGGCGCCCCGCTCGCCAGTTCGCCGAAGAGGTAGCAGCGTTTGACCAGCAGGTTGCGCGCGACGGCCTCGTCGCGGCCGCGCGGTCGCTCTTGGCGCGTCACGTCGGTTCACTGCAGGTCCGCCGCCTTGCCGCGTTCCCCGCTCAAGGACCGGTCTTGATCGTCGCCAATCATCCAGGTTTGACCGATGCGCTCGCCCTGATCGTAGCGATGGGCGACGACGCGCTCATCCTCGTTGCGGCGGACCGCCCCTTCTTTCGCGCCCTTCCTCACACGCTGCCGTCGCTCCTCCTCGTGCCGGATGACGGCAGCGGACGGATCGGCGCCTTCCGAGCAGTCGCCCGTCGCCTCGCGGAAGGCCGGCGCGTGGCAACGTTCCCCAGCGGGACGATCGACCCGGACCCGCTGCTTCACGCCGACGCGTTCAGCAGGACAGCCGGCTGGTCACGGCAGCTCACTGCTCTCCGCCTTCGGCTGCCCGCCCTCTCGATTGTGCCGGTTGCTATCGGCGGCGTGCTCACCCGAGGCGCGCTGCGCCATCCGTTGGCGCGGCTCTATCGACCAGGGCCGCAACGCGAGCGCGCTGCCGCAATGCTGCAGGTGGTCGACCCGAGGCTACGACCGGCGGCCGTCCGTCTCGTCGTTGGGCCGCCGCTAGCAGGAACGGAGCCGGAGCAGGTTGCGCAAGCCTACAGCGAGCTCGCCTCGGCGCTCCGCGCCGAACGAGACTGGAGCGAGGCGCTCGGGTCGAAGAGCCAGCCGGCCGCGTCGCGGTGA
- a CDS encoding DUF1838 domain-containing protein — MGRLDLNDPETNLRAFVRARGTLGPEVVTYWFAGNVYSFIPGERSRHLFGFEGFNIGRVTAAPGGYYLLTREAVFYKDPTTGAILDRWTNPWTGKEVEVVHVLNDPVNQHLQLEGPRGRWHIPVTEMGDDVYMNTDIFLHYPSPLPRSKFPQYSASDEYQAAELFQFYMKRHDLEDESLLSVPSQCSWTRLGPWLPWMEMADRPGMVVYHCRGKKLEGGYAQLPDFIKEYIAAHHPEYQDAPHEYTQPNETSWTYFLKLLQRRGLA; from the coding sequence ATGGGACGCCTAGACCTGAACGACCCCGAGACCAATCTGCGCGCCTTCGTTCGGGCTCGAGGAACGCTCGGCCCTGAGGTGGTGACCTACTGGTTCGCGGGCAACGTCTATAGCTTCATTCCCGGCGAGCGCAGCAGGCATCTCTTCGGATTTGAGGGGTTTAATATCGGTCGCGTCACCGCTGCCCCGGGAGGCTACTACCTCCTGACGCGGGAAGCGGTCTTCTACAAGGACCCGACAACCGGCGCGATCCTCGACCGCTGGACAAACCCCTGGACCGGCAAGGAAGTGGAGGTCGTTCACGTCTTGAACGACCCTGTCAACCAGCATCTGCAGCTGGAGGGCCCACGCGGCCGCTGGCACATCCCCGTCACAGAGATGGGCGATGATGTCTACATGAACACCGATATCTTTCTCCACTACCCGTCGCCGCTTCCGCGCTCGAAGTTCCCCCAATACTCCGCCAGCGACGAGTATCAAGCGGCCGAACTGTTTCAGTTCTATATGAAGCGACATGACCTCGAGGATGAGTCGCTGCTCTCAGTGCCGTCGCAATGCTCTTGGACGCGCCTAGGCCCGTGGCTGCCGTGGATGGAGATGGCGGACCGGCCGGGCATGGTGGTGTACCACTGCCGCGGCAAGAAGCTGGAAGGGGGCTACGCGCAATTGCCTGACTTTATCAAAGAGTACATCGCCGCCCATCATCCCGAGTACCAAGATGCGCCCCACGAATATACCCAGCCGAATGAAACGAGCTGGACGTACTTCCTGAAGCTGCTGCAGCGCCGCGGGCTCGCGTGA
- a CDS encoding heavy-metal-associated domain-containing protein yields the protein MSTVVLSVPDISCEHCERAITQALTAQPGIELVKVDIPAKTVLLRYDESKVSLDRIRDVLAEEEYPVASVTPA from the coding sequence ATGTCAACAGTTGTGCTCTCGGTTCCTGACATCTCCTGTGAGCACTGCGAGCGCGCCATTACCCAAGCTCTCACTGCCCAGCCGGGCATCGAGCTGGTTAAGGTGGATATCCCCGCCAAGACGGTGCTGCTGCGCTACGACGAATCGAAGGTGTCGCTCGACCGCATCCGCGACGTGCTTGCCGAGGAGGAGTATCCCGTCGCGTCGGTCACCCCCGCTTAG
- a CDS encoding (2Fe-2S) ferredoxin domain-containing protein: MSDRILRALRYHILACDEAGDFCGCERAGAAALRKALRQEIARRGLARAVKTTIMTCNQPGVRGPVLVVYPDGIWYEGLTVDDVPRFVEEQLIAGRPLEEKLLKRPLVTGHSAY, translated from the coding sequence GTGTCTGACCGCATCCTGCGAGCGCTGCGCTACCACATCCTCGCCTGCGACGAGGCGGGCGACTTCTGCGGCTGCGAAAGGGCGGGCGCGGCGGCGCTCCGCAAGGCGCTGCGGCAGGAGATCGCGCGGCGCGGGCTAGCGCGCGCGGTCAAGACGACCATCATGACCTGCAATCAGCCCGGCGTGCGCGGCCCGGTGCTCGTCGTCTACCCGGACGGGATCTGGTATGAGGGGCTGACCGTGGACGACGTGCCGCGCTTTGTGGAAGAGCAGCTCATCGCCGGCCGCCCGCTCGAGGAGAAACTCCTCAAACGGCCCCTCGTAACGGGGCACTCCGCGTACTGA
- a CDS encoding metal-sensitive transcriptional regulator, whose protein sequence is MKPETKTNIIRRLATIEGHLAAVRRMVENDAYCIDILKQTYAIRRAIEKMEAQLLANHLQTCVVSGIEEGRSEQVVNELIELFALNAK, encoded by the coding sequence ATGAAGCCAGAGACCAAGACCAACATCATCCGTCGGCTGGCGACCATTGAAGGGCATCTTGCGGCCGTGCGCCGGATGGTGGAGAACGATGCCTACTGTATCGACATCCTGAAGCAGACCTACGCTATCCGCCGCGCCATCGAGAAGATGGAGGCGCAGCTGCTGGCCAACCATCTCCAGACCTGCGTTGTCTCCGGCATCGAAGAAGGGCGCAGCGAGCAGGTTGTCAACGAATTGATCGAACTGTTTGCCCTGAACGCGAAATGA
- a CDS encoding glycosyltransferase family 4 protein, whose translation MRVALIVYGSLGQRSGGYLYDRMLVRALRDAGDEVIVVSLRRRPFPAALLDNFFPLASRLARFSPDLILEDELCHLSLCWANAAIARRLRRPIIAIVHHLRVSEFPRDRLGALFERRYLLSLTGAIVNSRATMASVLALRGSALPCHLAFPGRDRLGALAAEDVVARARHPRPLRIVTVGNLEPRKNVETLICAAAQLPPGAWQLTIVGGVVAPRYAAALRRQARALGVEEAVQFSGRLADSALIQILRKSDVFAQPSWHEGFGIAALEAMGFGLPAIVSWAGGASEFVTSGENGFLVDPADVGGVAAALRALLDRERRLAMSLAALDRYNRHPTWKQSMEDARAFLAACH comes from the coding sequence ATGCGGGTCGCGCTGATCGTGTACGGTTCGCTCGGGCAGCGATCGGGCGGCTATCTCTATGACCGGATGCTGGTCCGCGCCCTCCGCGACGCTGGCGACGAGGTGATCGTCGTCTCACTGCGGCGTCGTCCCTTCCCCGCCGCTCTTCTCGACAACTTCTTCCCTCTTGCGTCGCGGCTTGCTCGGTTCTCCCCAGACCTCATCTTGGAGGATGAACTCTGCCACCTTTCTCTCTGCTGGGCGAATGCCGCGATTGCCCGACGGCTCCGCCGGCCGATCATCGCGATCGTCCATCATCTTCGGGTTTCGGAGTTTCCCCGCGATCGGCTCGGCGCTCTCTTCGAACGGCGCTACCTCCTCAGCCTCACCGGCGCGATCGTCAACTCGCGCGCGACCATGGCATCCGTGCTCGCGCTGCGCGGGAGCGCCCTCCCCTGCCACCTCGCGTTTCCGGGACGCGACCGGCTCGGCGCTCTCGCGGCCGAGGATGTCGTCGCGCGCGCGCGGCACCCCAGGCCGCTGCGGATTGTCACCGTAGGCAACCTTGAGCCCCGGAAGAACGTCGAGACCTTGATCTGCGCGGCGGCGCAGCTTCCTCCGGGAGCGTGGCAGCTGACGATCGTCGGCGGGGTCGTCGCCCCGCGTTATGCGGCGGCACTGCGCCGGCAGGCACGCGCGCTCGGCGTGGAAGAGGCAGTCCAGTTCAGCGGCAGGCTCGCAGACAGCGCGCTCATTCAGATCCTCAGGAAGTCGGACGTCTTCGCTCAGCCGTCGTGGCACGAAGGGTTCGGCATTGCCGCTCTCGAAGCGATGGGGTTTGGGCTTCCGGCGATTGTCTCGTGGGCCGGAGGCGCAAGCGAGTTCGTCACCAGCGGAGAGAACGGCTTCCTTGTCGACCCCGCGGATGTCGGCGGGGTCGCCGCAGCGCTTCGCGCGCTTCTCGACCGCGAGCGCCGGCTCGCCATGAGCCTCGCCGCCCTCGACCGCTACAATCGGCATCCGACGTGGAAACAGTCGATGGAGGACGCGCGCGCCTTTCTCGCCGCTTGTCACTAG
- a CDS encoding 6-carboxytetrahydropterin synthase, which yields MYRLAVRRDFISQHFLIGGDWGPENAPHSHHYVLEARLEGEALDQHGYLVDIVAVESLLDRLISQYRDRMLNDLPEFEGRNPSLEHFARILCKALDDGLSSAALSAIEVRLWENENAWASFRIARSP from the coding sequence ATGTATCGACTTGCTGTCCGGCGCGACTTCATCAGTCAGCATTTCCTTATCGGGGGAGACTGGGGACCCGAGAACGCCCCGCATTCCCACCATTACGTCCTCGAGGCCCGTCTAGAGGGAGAGGCGCTCGATCAGCACGGCTACCTCGTTGACATCGTCGCCGTCGAGTCGCTTCTCGACCGGCTGATCAGCCAGTATCGCGACCGCATGCTCAATGATCTCCCTGAGTTCGAGGGGCGCAATCCGAGCTTGGAGCATTTCGCCCGCATTCTCTGCAAAGCGCTCGACGACGGTCTCTCCTCGGCAGCGCTTTCGGCGATCGAAGTGCGGCTGTGGGAAAACGAAAACGCGTGGGCGTCGTTCCGGATCGCACGTTCCCCGTAG
- a CDS encoding tetratricopeptide repeat protein, protein MLRAALRRLRFRSPLVFFALVPTTAVALLVGAPPTPLATGWFVEQLTALGGPAETRDLEAERLLNEGIALQREGRYAAAIERYRAVLERPESEPASRTARFLLGEALYLDDRDAEAIAALDTFVERYPDDPRRLAATGIRAKAHQILGNHQEAIRLFREYRESPTALDGYLALEIGKSLAALGRHAEAIVELNLAASAGLARLATIDALEKLADSYAKLGDHASVALTWQRVAPLAQTDAYKAEVRYRHAGALVRIGRTSDAAALYLEVMQAFPHTGWAAAALREGARLGVDPGPYLRGLILYHADRESEAVAALTDFLAREPASPNAADALLHRGLAYRYLGAPDRAAADFDRAATAYPGQRSADEALFQAGLMYEAIGRSQAAVPFYRRLIEGIPGSSRRDEARLRLALVHIELNDLAAAEALLTDAARAARPEIAAAAQLWLGKLAAARGDRAAAESAWRAAEQAAPVDLPGLRARALRLGESVPSAAAPPGAAFATDTPNDLLELDRWVSALAGITVTVEMRRPGPALLAEPAFQRGEELLRAGFYREATEEFRDLAADLRRDPLALYQLALWLEERDLARATAFAGEQLVALSPAKSLAGVPRKLLRLVLPTPYRSLVEESARRHGVDPALLLALIRQESVYDRYARSVAGARGLTQVMPATGEGIARALGRADFTVADLYRPETSIEFGAYYFGEQLRRFAGNAYFAMGAYNAGPGVIPRWTNGNLAFDPDLFVERIPYRETSSYVRLVGRYYYLYRLAYRD, encoded by the coding sequence GTGCTGCGAGCTGCGCTCCGACGCCTGCGGTTTCGATCCCCCCTTGTTTTCTTTGCGCTTGTCCCCACCACTGCGGTAGCGCTGCTCGTCGGCGCGCCGCCGACGCCGCTCGCCACCGGCTGGTTCGTCGAGCAGCTGACGGCGCTTGGAGGCCCCGCCGAAACCCGCGACCTCGAGGCCGAGCGGCTGCTGAACGAGGGGATCGCGCTCCAGCGCGAGGGCCGCTACGCCGCTGCGATTGAGCGGTATCGCGCCGTTCTCGAACGGCCCGAGAGCGAGCCGGCCAGCCGGACCGCGCGCTTCCTTCTGGGCGAAGCGCTCTACCTCGACGACCGCGATGCCGAGGCAATCGCCGCTCTCGACACCTTCGTCGAGCGCTACCCCGACGACCCGCGCCGGCTCGCTGCAACGGGCATCCGCGCGAAGGCGCACCAGATCCTCGGCAACCATCAAGAGGCAATCCGCCTCTTCCGCGAATATCGCGAATCGCCCACCGCTCTCGACGGCTATCTCGCGCTCGAGATCGGGAAATCGCTGGCGGCGCTTGGGCGTCACGCCGAGGCGATCGTCGAACTGAACCTCGCCGCAAGCGCCGGGCTCGCTCGCCTTGCGACGATCGACGCGCTCGAGAAGCTGGCCGACTCCTATGCCAAGCTCGGTGACCACGCGAGTGTCGCGCTGACGTGGCAACGGGTCGCCCCCCTCGCTCAGACCGATGCGTACAAGGCGGAAGTGCGCTACCGCCACGCTGGCGCCCTCGTCCGCATCGGACGGACAAGCGATGCCGCAGCTCTGTATCTCGAAGTGATGCAGGCGTTCCCCCATACCGGCTGGGCGGCGGCGGCGCTGCGGGAGGGAGCGCGGCTGGGAGTCGACCCGGGACCGTACCTGCGCGGGCTGATCCTCTACCACGCCGACCGAGAGTCGGAGGCGGTTGCCGCCCTGACCGACTTTCTCGCCCGCGAGCCCGCCTCGCCGAACGCCGCCGACGCCCTGCTTCACCGCGGGCTCGCCTACCGCTATTTGGGAGCGCCCGACCGCGCCGCCGCCGACTTCGACCGCGCCGCTACGGCCTACCCAGGACAGCGCAGCGCCGACGAAGCGCTCTTCCAAGCCGGCCTAATGTATGAGGCGATCGGCCGCAGCCAGGCGGCGGTGCCGTTCTACCGCCGCCTGATCGAGGGGATCCCCGGCAGCAGCCGCCGCGACGAGGCGCGGCTCCGGCTCGCGCTTGTCCACATCGAACTGAACGACCTCGCGGCAGCGGAAGCCCTGCTGACCGACGCGGCGCGCGCGGCCCGTCCCGAGATCGCAGCCGCAGCGCAGCTCTGGCTGGGCAAGCTGGCGGCAGCGCGAGGAGACCGCGCCGCCGCGGAGAGCGCGTGGCGTGCCGCGGAGCAGGCTGCCCCGGTCGACCTGCCGGGACTGCGCGCGCGGGCACTTCGGCTCGGGGAGAGCGTGCCGAGCGCGGCAGCGCCGCCCGGCGCAGCATTCGCGACGGACACCCCGAACGACCTCCTCGAGCTCGACCGCTGGGTCAGCGCGCTCGCCGGCATCACAGTCACGGTCGAGATGCGGCGCCCCGGACCGGCGCTGCTCGCCGAGCCCGCCTTCCAGCGCGGCGAGGAGCTGCTGCGCGCCGGCTTCTACCGTGAAGCGACCGAAGAGTTCCGCGACCTTGCCGCTGACCTGCGCCGCGACCCGCTCGCGCTCTATCAGCTCGCGCTTTGGCTTGAGGAGCGCGACCTCGCCCGCGCCACCGCCTTCGCCGGCGAGCAGCTTGTTGCCCTCTCACCCGCCAAATCGCTTGCCGGCGTGCCGCGGAAGCTGCTCCGGCTTGTCCTGCCCACCCCCTACCGGTCGCTGGTCGAGGAGTCAGCGCGCCGCCACGGCGTTGACCCCGCGCTGCTCTTGGCGCTCATCCGCCAGGAGAGCGTCTACGACCGCTACGCCCGCTCCGTCGCCGGCGCTCGCGGGCTGACCCAGGTGATGCCTGCCACCGGCGAGGGGATCGCCCGTGCGCTCGGCCGCGCCGACTTCACGGTGGCCGACCTCTATCGGCCAGAGACCTCGATCGAGTTCGGGGCCTACTATTTCGGCGAGCAGCTCCGCCGCTTTGCCGGCAACGCCTACTTCGCGATGGGGGCCTACAACGCTGGTCCCGGCGTGATCCCCCGCTGGACAAACGGCAATCTCGCTTTCGACCCCGATCTCTTCGTCGAGCGCATTCCCTATCGCGAGACCTCGAGCTATGTCCGGCTCGTCGGCCGCTACTACTATCTCTACCGCCTCGCCTACCGCGACTAG
- the lon gene encoding endopeptidase La has protein sequence MSSDPRGWGEYPVLPLKNVVVFPRTIVNLTIGRPKSLAALDDAITRCGGRFVVTAQRNAEIEDPEADDLFKVGTLVDLVKVNRLPDGTAQIVVEGVRRVSLYRIVTSSSAIQARCHDLQEQGDPSAASLMRHVAEEFERYAKLTRSIASDVVEQVQRAESAGRMADLLIVHLPVDLATRQTILELLHHKQRLEAAAVALATQIELAQLDHEIRNRVRQQMDRNQREYYLKEQLKAIHEELGSDLASEVAEFARRLEEKGLPELVLQRMQRELHRLERMTSSSPEANVIRTYLDFVLALPWRERTDDRIDVDEARRILDEDHYGLEAVKERIVEFLAVRQLLQRSGGAMRGAILCFAGPPGVGKTSLGRSIARSMNRKFVRISLGGVRDEAEIRGHRRTYVGALPGRILQAMRTAGVVNPVLLLDEVDKMTSDFRGDPAAALLEVLDPEQNNQFTDHYLEVPYDLSQVMFITTANVLANIPRPLRDRMEVIEIHGYTEDEKVQIGRRFLTPKQVRLHGLTPRQVVIPEKTVAAIVRGYTREAGVRELERSIAAICRKVATRVVKQPETRVRITTTNLADYLGPPKYLRARHLAESQVGVATGLAYTEVGGEVLPVEVATMPGKGELTITGRLGEVMQESARAALSYARSRADLLRIDRAFQEKLDLHIHIPEGATPKDGPSAGITMATALISALTGRAVRNDVAMTGEITLRGRVLPIGGLKEKALAAHRAGIRRILIPADNQRDLHEIPKRVRDELEIVLVETMDDVLRHALVDPPPLTPPVVVAPPELSPPPSLDLPLDPAVSV, from the coding sequence ATGAGTAGCGACCCACGAGGGTGGGGAGAGTATCCCGTCCTTCCTCTGAAGAATGTCGTCGTCTTCCCCCGGACAATCGTCAACCTGACGATCGGGCGGCCGAAGTCGCTCGCCGCTCTCGACGATGCGATCACGCGCTGCGGGGGACGTTTCGTTGTTACCGCGCAGCGCAACGCTGAGATCGAAGACCCGGAAGCGGACGACCTCTTCAAGGTGGGCACCTTGGTTGACCTGGTCAAGGTGAACCGGCTGCCTGACGGGACAGCGCAGATCGTCGTCGAGGGGGTCCGCCGCGTCAGCCTCTACCGCATTGTCACCTCGTCGTCCGCCATCCAAGCGCGCTGCCATGACCTCCAGGAGCAGGGAGATCCTTCTGCTGCCTCGCTGATGCGGCATGTCGCCGAGGAGTTTGAGCGCTATGCCAAGCTGACCCGGAGCATCGCGAGCGACGTGGTCGAGCAAGTCCAGCGCGCAGAGAGCGCTGGGCGGATGGCCGACCTGCTGATTGTCCACCTGCCTGTTGACCTCGCGACACGGCAAACCATCCTCGAACTGCTGCATCACAAACAGCGGCTCGAGGCAGCTGCAGTCGCTCTCGCCACCCAGATCGAGCTGGCGCAGCTCGACCACGAAATCCGCAACCGCGTCCGTCAGCAGATGGACCGCAACCAGCGCGAGTATTACCTGAAAGAGCAGCTCAAGGCGATCCACGAGGAGCTGGGGAGCGACCTCGCTTCAGAAGTAGCCGAGTTCGCACGCCGCCTCGAGGAGAAAGGCCTGCCGGAGCTGGTGCTGCAGCGGATGCAGCGCGAACTGCACCGTCTCGAGCGGATGACCTCGTCGTCCCCGGAGGCGAATGTCATTCGCACCTACCTTGACTTCGTTCTCGCGCTGCCGTGGCGCGAGCGAACCGACGACCGGATCGATGTGGATGAAGCGCGCCGCATCCTCGACGAGGATCACTACGGTCTTGAGGCGGTGAAAGAGCGGATTGTCGAGTTCCTCGCTGTCCGCCAGCTGCTTCAGCGGAGCGGCGGCGCGATGCGCGGCGCGATTCTCTGCTTCGCGGGGCCGCCGGGCGTCGGCAAGACCAGCCTCGGCCGCTCGATCGCCCGCTCGATGAACCGTAAATTCGTCCGCATCTCGCTCGGCGGCGTCCGCGACGAAGCCGAGATCCGAGGACATCGCCGCACCTATGTCGGAGCACTGCCGGGGCGCATCCTGCAAGCGATGCGCACCGCAGGCGTCGTCAACCCGGTCCTGCTGCTCGACGAAGTCGATAAGATGACCTCCGACTTCCGGGGAGACCCTGCGGCGGCGCTTCTCGAAGTGCTCGATCCGGAGCAGAACAACCAGTTCACCGACCATTACCTCGAAGTGCCGTACGACCTCTCGCAGGTGATGTTCATCACGACGGCGAATGTCCTCGCCAACATCCCGCGGCCCCTACGCGACCGGATGGAAGTGATCGAGATCCACGGCTATACCGAGGACGAGAAAGTCCAGATCGGCCGGCGCTTCCTTACCCCTAAGCAGGTGCGGCTTCATGGGCTGACGCCTCGCCAGGTGGTCATCCCCGAGAAGACTGTCGCCGCGATTGTGCGAGGCTACACTCGCGAGGCAGGGGTGCGCGAACTGGAGCGGTCGATTGCCGCGATCTGCCGAAAAGTGGCGACGCGGGTCGTGAAGCAGCCCGAAACGCGGGTGCGGATCACGACGACGAACCTCGCCGACTATCTTGGCCCGCCGAAATATCTCCGCGCGCGCCATCTCGCGGAGAGCCAGGTCGGGGTCGCCACTGGCCTCGCCTACACGGAGGTCGGAGGCGAGGTGCTCCCCGTCGAAGTGGCGACGATGCCCGGCAAGGGCGAACTGACCATCACCGGGCGGCTCGGGGAGGTAATGCAGGAGTCGGCGCGCGCTGCGCTCTCCTACGCCCGCTCGCGCGCCGATCTCCTTCGGATCGACCGCGCCTTCCAAGAGAAGCTCGACCTGCACATCCACATTCCCGAAGGGGCAACGCCGAAGGATGGCCCCTCAGCAGGCATCACGATGGCAACAGCGCTGATCTCTGCCCTCACCGGGCGCGCGGTCCGCAATGACGTCGCGATGACGGGCGAAATCACTCTCCGCGGACGCGTGCTGCCGATCGGCGGCTTGAAGGAGAAAGCGCTCGCCGCCCACCGCGCCGGTATCCGCCGGATCCTCATCCCCGCCGACAACCAGCGCGATCTTCACGAAATCCCGAAGCGGGTCCGCGACGAACTCGAGATTGTCCTCGTCGAGACAATGGACGACGTGCTGCGCCATGCGCTCGTCGATCCGCCGCCGCTCACCCCCCCGGTGGTCGTCGCGCCGCCGGAGCTGTCGCCTCCTCCCTCCCTCGACCTGCCGCTCGACCCGGCCGTCTCGGTGTAG
- a CDS encoding (2Fe-2S) ferredoxin domain-containing protein gives MRHVFVCTTGYSCHWPKVTAEHRSHGAHLTPEEERERMKEQPEHANGHIGRHCGEIGGGELYERFKAALAARGRRDILLSPNACIAQHIAGPVVMVYPDGIWYGRVTLDDVDEIIDRHLIGGQPVERLIWREVAAAEPAGV, from the coding sequence ATGCGGCACGTCTTCGTCTGCACCACGGGCTACAGCTGCCATTGGCCGAAGGTAACCGCGGAGCATCGCAGTCACGGCGCACACCTCACGCCTGAAGAAGAGCGCGAGCGGATGAAGGAGCAGCCGGAGCACGCCAACGGCCATATCGGGCGGCACTGCGGCGAGATTGGGGGCGGCGAGCTGTACGAGCGATTTAAGGCCGCGCTCGCGGCGCGCGGTCGGCGCGACATCCTGCTCTCCCCGAATGCCTGCATCGCCCAGCACATTGCTGGGCCTGTCGTCATGGTCTACCCCGACGGCATCTGGTACGGCCGCGTCACCCTTGACGATGTGGATGAAATCATCGACCGCCACCTGATCGGCGGCCAGCCAGTGGAGCGCCTGATCTGGCGTGAGGTCGCCGCCGCGGAGCCAGCCGGTGTCTGA